One genomic region from Candidatus Caldarchaeum subterraneum encodes:
- a CDS encoding phosphoribosyltransferase yields the protein MEVKSVGSSKFLLLSWGDVERGADALAEKIVDGGCSVDTIIGVLRGGMIVADFLSDILDVREVYVIGCRSYTGTVSTELKIYHDLALERLDGRNVLLVDDVADTGSTLDAAVEKILKPRNPNSVTTATLLKKPWSRYTPDYFVDETDAWIVFPWERLEAVKTVGKIFVENMGFDAAVDELAALTRLDKRKVLSVIKVLQRT from the coding sequence ATGGAGGTAAAGTCCGTCGGCAGCAGTAAATTTCTTCTTCTAAGCTGGGGAGATGTTGAACGTGGAGCAGATGCGTTGGCTGAGAAGATTGTGGACGGGGGATGTTCTGTTGACACCATCATCGGGGTTTTAAGAGGGGGGATGATTGTGGCCGATTTTTTGTCGGACATTCTCGATGTGAGGGAGGTGTATGTAATCGGGTGCAGGTCATACACGGGAACGGTTTCGACGGAGTTGAAGATTTACCACGACCTTGCGCTGGAAAGGCTTGACGGCAGAAACGTTCTGCTGGTAGACGATGTTGCCGACACAGGCTCAACACTAGACGCAGCGGTGGAGAAAATCCTCAAACCACGTAACCCAAACAGTGTTACAACAGCCACTCTTTTGAAAAAGCCATGGAGCAGATACACACCAGACTACTTCGTTGATGAGACCGATGCATGGATTGTTTTCCCATGGGAGAGGCTCGAGGCTGTAAAGACCGTGGGAAAAATTTTTGTCGAAAACATGGGTTTCGATGCGGCAGTGGACGAACTGGCCGCGCTCACCCGTCTTGATAAGAGAAAAGTTCTTTCTGTAATCAAGGTTTTGCAACGGACTTAA
- a CDS encoding pyruvate dehydrogenase E1 component subunit alpha, translating into MQTVLKACELLSDELLLKMYREMVLARLFDSAMVKLQRAGKVAAYTSSEGQEAVSVAAVNAASPLDWIFPTYRETGAFIARGVPLETLIARQLGRVGDPLKGHEVLLFGDKRYRIVTGPGPVAAHIPVAVGFGYAARRKGEDCVMLVFFGDGATSKGDFHEGLNVAGVFKTPTVFICQNNQYAISVPRHQQTASETIAVKAEAYGFEGVTVNGNNIEEMYKIVSRAVEKARNGEGPTLIEAITYRLAAHSTADDPTKYRTVQEVEMWRSQDPITICRKLLIEKNLLSDEKDNQLWTSLRQMLEQKIEEVEKTPIIPPMSIFEDVYSTPPWHLREEFSDVNL; encoded by the coding sequence TTGCAGACAGTGTTGAAAGCCTGCGAATTGCTGAGCGATGAACTGCTTCTGAAAATGTATCGGGAAATGGTTTTGGCGAGGCTCTTCGACTCGGCCATGGTTAAGCTTCAGCGCGCGGGCAAGGTCGCGGCCTACACATCCTCGGAGGGGCAGGAGGCCGTCTCCGTCGCAGCTGTCAACGCCGCCTCGCCGCTTGACTGGATATTTCCAACATACCGAGAAACCGGTGCTTTCATAGCACGGGGCGTACCTCTCGAAACACTGATTGCGCGGCAGCTGGGCCGTGTAGGGGACCCCCTCAAAGGTCACGAGGTTCTGCTTTTCGGAGACAAGCGGTATAGGATTGTCACGGGCCCAGGCCCGGTGGCTGCACATATACCTGTCGCCGTCGGGTTCGGATACGCAGCTAGGAGGAAGGGGGAAGACTGTGTGATGCTTGTTTTCTTCGGCGATGGTGCCACATCAAAGGGCGATTTCCACGAGGGACTCAACGTGGCCGGCGTATTCAAGACACCCACCGTATTTATCTGCCAAAACAATCAGTACGCTATATCGGTTCCTCGGCACCAGCAAACAGCATCGGAAACAATCGCAGTTAAGGCAGAAGCCTACGGCTTCGAAGGCGTCACAGTAAACGGCAACAACATCGAAGAAATGTACAAAATTGTTAGTAGAGCCGTCGAAAAAGCACGCAACGGAGAAGGCCCCACACTAATCGAGGCCATCACATACAGGCTCGCAGCCCACTCAACCGCAGACGACCCGACAAAATACAGAACCGTCCAAGAGGTTGAGATGTGGCGTAGCCAAGACCCGATAACAATCTGTAGAAAACTGCTTATTGAGAAAAACCTGCTCAGTGACGAAAAAGACAACCAGCTGTGGACAAGCCTAAGACAGATGCTGGAGCAGAAAATCGAGGAAGTGGAAAAAACACCCATCATACCTCCCATGTCCATCTTCGAAGATGTCTACTCGACTCCGCCTTGGCACCTTAGGGAAGAGTTCTCTGATGTAAACCTTTAA
- a CDS encoding glutamate dehydrogenase (NAD(P)+), producing MSSGEAFLNNVLDLLKTAAEHLNLDPGLHDVLKKPKRVVVVSVPVKMDDGSLRVFTGIRVQHNNARGPYKGGVRYYPTVDVDEVTALAMLMTFKCAVTDLPYGGAKGGVACDPKNLSKNELERITRRYTAMIYEVIGPYIDIPGPDVYTDAQTMAWMVDTYSMMRGIFTPEVATGKPISLYGSLGRHDATSRGAAYIIREYFKTINKPVKDAKVVIQGYGNVGYNAAKILHEEYGAKIIAVSDSKGGVYLPNGAHPDKILEHKQKTGSVINFPGSKPLTNEELLTTPCDILIPAALENSITKEIAGKVEAKVVVEGANGPTTKEADMVLFERKIPVIPDILSNAGGVTVSYLEWVQNLKRETWTLEEVHAKLEAKMVKGFHDVMNTSKKYETPLRQGAMIFAVDRVAEAINYLGIWP from the coding sequence ATGAGTAGTGGTGAAGCCTTTTTAAACAACGTCTTGGACCTGCTTAAAACCGCTGCTGAGCATCTGAACCTTGACCCAGGTCTTCACGATGTGTTGAAGAAGCCTAAGAGGGTGGTGGTTGTCTCTGTGCCAGTGAAGATGGATGACGGGTCTTTGAGGGTTTTCACTGGGATACGGGTGCAGCATAACAACGCGAGAGGCCCCTACAAGGGCGGTGTAAGATATTATCCCACGGTAGATGTTGACGAGGTCACTGCTTTGGCCATGTTGATGACTTTCAAATGCGCCGTGACAGACCTGCCCTATGGCGGTGCTAAAGGCGGTGTGGCCTGCGACCCCAAGAACCTATCGAAAAATGAGCTGGAGAGAATAACGAGACGATATACCGCGATGATTTACGAAGTAATCGGCCCCTACATAGACATCCCCGGCCCCGACGTATACACCGATGCGCAGACTATGGCCTGGATGGTGGACACCTATAGCATGATGCGTGGAATTTTCACACCGGAGGTGGCTACGGGCAAACCCATTAGCCTCTATGGAAGCCTTGGCAGACACGACGCTACTTCGAGAGGAGCAGCCTACATCATAAGAGAATACTTCAAGACAATCAACAAGCCGGTTAAAGACGCCAAGGTCGTGATTCAGGGATACGGTAACGTGGGATACAACGCCGCAAAAATTCTCCATGAAGAGTACGGTGCTAAAATAATCGCTGTAAGCGACTCGAAAGGCGGTGTTTACCTGCCTAATGGTGCTCATCCCGACAAGATATTGGAGCATAAGCAGAAGACAGGCTCAGTCATAAACTTCCCGGGTTCAAAACCCCTCACAAATGAGGAACTCCTCACAACACCCTGCGACATCCTGATCCCCGCGGCCCTCGAAAACAGCATAACAAAGGAGATAGCTGGAAAGGTTGAGGCGAAGGTGGTTGTCGAGGGCGCCAACGGACCGACAACAAAGGAGGCGGACATGGTTTTGTTTGAAAGAAAAATACCGGTGATTCCAGACATCCTGTCCAACGCTGGAGGCGTGACCGTCAGCTACCTCGAATGGGTGCAGAACCTGAAAAGAGAGACTTGGACGCTTGAAGAGGTGCATGCAAAACTCGAGGCTAAGATGGTGAAAGGGTTCCACGACGTAATGAACACCTCCAAAAAATACGAGACACCGCTTCGACAAGGAGCCATGATTTTTGCAGTGGACAGGGTAGCGGAAGCAATAAATTACCTCGGCATCTGGCCCTAA
- a CDS encoding archaeal preflagellin peptidase FlaK, protein MEPWSTAIVSLTLLYSSYLDIKKREVDDIVWVIPSILGLLLNLYTVYVVGFDYLVRYGAAVLVSAGVGFALYFAGLYGGADAKALVTIALVQPFSYTGLQLHGVTSLTVLTNGMIFSLSLPVFFMAFNSYRLLRGEKIFSGFDGEKSLRKLAALFLGTRMRNAAGKNFWGVIESIENGVRRFRFNIGIEELEKVDRDDVWVTPGIPLLVFFTVGYFFNLFAGEVMAYLFRSLAPNPT, encoded by the coding sequence ATGGAGCCGTGGTCGACAGCAATAGTCTCCCTAACCCTACTCTACTCATCCTATCTAGACATCAAGAAAAGAGAGGTCGACGACATAGTATGGGTCATCCCATCTATACTTGGTCTTTTGCTCAATCTATACACAGTGTATGTTGTTGGGTTTGATTATCTGGTGAGATATGGAGCGGCTGTGCTTGTCTCCGCCGGTGTCGGATTCGCTCTCTACTTCGCGGGGCTATACGGAGGAGCTGACGCCAAAGCACTTGTCACCATTGCCCTTGTTCAGCCCTTTTCATACACCGGACTTCAGCTACATGGAGTAACCTCGTTGACTGTTCTGACAAACGGCATGATATTCTCCCTGAGTCTCCCTGTTTTTTTCATGGCTTTCAACAGCTATAGGCTGTTACGTGGTGAAAAGATTTTTTCCGGCTTCGATGGCGAGAAGAGTTTAAGGAAGTTGGCGGCGCTTTTTCTGGGGACGCGGATGAGAAATGCGGCGGGAAAAAACTTCTGGGGCGTAATCGAGTCTATCGAGAACGGAGTCAGAAGGTTCAGGTTCAACATAGGTATCGAGGAGCTTGAAAAAGTCGACAGAGACGATGTCTGGGTCACACCAGGCATCCCGCTCCTCGTCTTCTTCACAGTCGGATATTTCTTCAACCTATTTGCCGGAGAAGTGATGGCTTACCTCTTCAGGTCATTAGCGCCGAACCCAACCTAA